The window tccacAGCCAGTCGGCAGGTGCTccgaggcgacgacgccgttcttctctggcgcCGCGCGACTCTGCCTCTCCATCCCCGTTAcctgtgtctcgctctgcttcgtttccctcctcgGTCGGTGCCTGGCAGCGCAAGTTTTCCTCGgacgcgtcgtcttcgcctgtctcctcgcggcgcgcgcgcctgggggcttcgccctcgctgtctcaCTCCGCCCCGTCCCCTGCTTTTCTGTGCGCGGCGCCAGCTTCAACTTTGTCCGCGGCCTCCGGGACTCTCCCTGCCTGGGTGCCAGACAGACCCGCGCACGCCTGGCCTGTTTGTGGGGCAAGAAGGCCTCGCCCTGCTCAGGGTGCCAGAGCTCGGCGAGCCTTTTTCGCGCGGTCGTTCTTCCCCACGGAGGCGCAGGGAACCAGCTtggaaaaaaaggcggacgtttccgctgcctccgcgcTGCCTCCGTTTCGCTCGACGCGTCCTCGTGCTGCTTCTacgtcgcttctccgctgtctctctctctgcgcgggTTCTTCAACCTCAGTTTCGCcaccgcgtcttcctgcctTCCCCCGCCGGCGCGCGTCTCAGCTTGTGCAGGCGCGGATTTCCCCTCCCAGCTCGAGACGGGCTGCTTTCGCTTGGCGtctcgctgcgcctcgctttttttctctcagtcCGTGCCTGCGGAAGGAAGGGGGCGTTCACATTCCTCGTGCTGCATGCTCGTGGTCCTCTCCTGCGCATCTGTGTTTGCTCGGTTTCGCGTGTGTCCTTGTCTGTTTCACCAAACCCGAGCTTTTGCTTTTGCCTGTCTTGATCTGGCGGTATCTTCTCTCgacttgcctctcttttccagTCCGGTTCTCGTCCACCCCCTTAGCTTGTCCGTTTCGCACTGCTCGCGCCTCGGAAGACCTCCGCCACGCCCTCCAGctcccctcgctcttcgcctcctccgctgtgtctctgtggcTGGCTGGTGTCgtcgtgcgtctctcttcggcgcgactttgtctcttctccctcgacgCGGGCCTTTTGGGGGGCCTTTGCCGCCGTGCCTCATCTCCCGCCTCACGCCAACCCTTCCCGATCGCGAGTCCAGGCGGCGAAGCAAAATGTCTCTTGTCTGTTTTGTCTgcttcgcgcgtctctgttcctGCACTTGAAACCAAGACAAGACGCGTGAGACAGCTGAACGACCGACAACGGCGCTGGCGAACctgtctgcgtcttctcgctttccttcctctcgtttgtCGAGCGGCCCCGGTCGCGGGTGGTGTCTGGCTTTCGCCTGTCGTGCCGCATGGACAACGTCCCTGCAGTCGGTTCCAAGAGGCTAGAAACGATAGCGGtttcgtctgcatgcagcgcacGTCTCGCCGGCAAACAGCTGCGTTTTCGttccctccgttttcctctccaacGCCTCTCGATGCTTCGTCTTGCTCGTCTCagtctcccttttcgtctccgccggtCGTCTTCACGCAGGGGACGAGCGATCGACGAGCTCCCACGGGCCTCCATGCGCGGTCCGGCCAAGGCCCAGGAGCGCCGCTGTGgggtctctcgctttcttctcccttctccagactggcgccgtctccttccttttctccgtccttctcggctTGTGCTCCCGCAGCTTcggtttccgtttctctgcacGCGGCCACCCTGTTGCGTCCccggtctccctctctgcatgtgGGGGCGAGCCGCTTCGCTTCTTGTCTGGTTTCGCCAagagccgcaggcgacgctctcggcgccgcgccgcctttctcgtctgcttgCCTTCTTGGGCCTTCGCGCAGCCTCGCCTCCAGTCCCGCTTTCGCCCTTCGTCCGGCGGCTTGCCAATGGGCCTCTggcaagagagacgacagggTGTCATTGGAcgcagcggaggcgccgtcCGAGTGCGTGCGCTCCTTTGCACGCTCCCCGCAGAAACGGGCAAACCTCCAGGAGGCTGTCACCTCTTtaggagagacgagggcggaggaggccgagcaaacggagaaggccaagcaaacggagaaggccaagcaggaagaaggcacagGCGAAGGCCTGCCACGGCGACTCCTAGTTCCCCGCCGCAAGCTCGACAAAGAGCCGCACTTAAGGCAGTACCGCCCTTCAGTTGTTGATGGTAAACCTGCGTTGTTCTGTCTCCAGTCCTCGATACACAAAACGTTTCggcttttccccctctctttcgtgcAGACAGAGtcgcacatgcatacacaaaAGTGTGTATATAGGCGCCTACTCCGCCGATATATACGCCTATGTGTTGCTATGTGACTCAAACCTATCGAGTAAATATGAAACTAATCAGTTAAGACTGCATTCACGTACAGGGTGTCTTTTGATAGAGTAGATACGGCAACAAGTtatggcgcatgcagtcttgACACTCGGACTTGCAGCAATTTTCGTGAACGTCAGGCGTTCCGTGCTGTCATTGGACACGGTAGCCATTTGCCTGTAAACAGTCTTGTGGTGCTGAGGGTTTTTTTGGCTGCATATGAAAGTCGGTGCACATAGCCACATTCCTGCATCTGCCTGCATCTACATTTGTCGACAAACATCTGCAAGTATATGATCACGTATTGTCCATCAatttatgcatatataaatatatatatatatacacatatagatgtatgtgtgtgcCTTCCTAAGAAGGTGgaaggcgaacgcggcgCAGACGTGTGGGGGGACGTGATTTCGTGAGGCCTCGTCTCGTTCCGATACGAAAACTGTTCACTTTCTGCTCGCAGCCTGTACCGTTGAAGAGTGCGAAAAGAAAGCCTCAGCAGTTCCCAGAGTCCGTGGagctctctttgcttctcggggcgtctccgttttctttcgcagGAGGCCATGGCCTGGCGGAGACTCGCCCCTATcgcgtcgtcgccctcttccgcCCGGACATGCCTCTCCCGAACATCAAGGAGGCTGTGCGCCCTTACGTGGACCAGCTTCAACAGTGGCGTTGTAAGCGCAGAGACAAGGACCCGCGGCGACGCATTGCACTCCGCACCGATTCTCCGACTTGTGCATGCGTCCGTGGATTCCCCGCAGCTCTCACCGGGTGCCTGCATTATCTGCGTCGCGaacacgtgcatgcaagtGTGGGGTCTGCTGCGATGTGCCTAGGGCCAGACTCGGCTTCGCGACGTCGTGCACGCATGCAAGCGTGCCTGTGTGGTTTACTCCCCCTTTTTTCGCGGACTGACAGGAGTCGCTGTGTCGGATTCTGGCGCTCGGAGGGATAGCGGGCGGGCTGCAGTGTCTCGGGGCAGGCAGTTTCGTGTGCGTGTGAAGACGCTCGTTTTACCCGACACCGTTTTCCTGCGTTTTCTGTGCCGTCTCGCGCAATCtgcgacgcgcctcgcctgtgCCAGCATCTTCCCcatttcccttcctttccagGCCGAAACCTGCGCGTCACCTATCGAGGCTACCGCCGACTGGCGTACcgggtgaagaagaaggacagtGCTCACGTGGTGGAGATGACGTTCGATCTCCTGCCTTCTGCGGTTCACTACTTGCATGTGAAGCTGAATCTGGACGACAACATCATCAGGTAAATGGGCGACGCGGAACCGGTTTTCTCCTTAAACGTTTGAACATACACCGTGGGGTGAACCAACGACACTTCCAGCAGCCAAGAGTCGAGATACGTCACCGGATGAGCAAGCGCAGGCAGCCTCGCTGACGcccagaaagagagacacgttACTCCTTGTGAGATCCAGTGAGGGAACCGCTGCCGGGGGGCTTCCTTAAGTGAAGGTCACCCGGCCCTTGCGACGTGCgtgcgcgagacagcggggaTCTCGCCTGTCCGATACGTGCGCAGCTTTCTGGGTGGCCACTCAATCGGAAACGCCTGTGAAACGTAGCCCGAAACACACACGTCGTTCTGTCTGAAAGCAGGAGCACGTGGATGCCTGCTCGCCCGAACTGAAAAGGCTCGTTTGTGACCTGCGTCTGTCGACATTTCCAAGCCATAAACGAGGGTTTTTTGATTTGGCATTTTCGACTGAGTGAAGCGATCGGTGCCAGGAGCGCCCAAGAGAAACGCTCTAGTGGTTGGGATACTGAATAAACGACGGCAGTTATGAGATACAGCGCAAGCAAGGTGTCTGGCCACCTTTCGGGTCGGTTTGCGTTTTAGGAGGCGTAGTATGCGGCTCGTTGCGACCGGTGAATGTGTTTAAGAGAAGTGTAGGGACGTTCGTCtagacgcgaggagacggcctAGCGTGGCTAGTACACGCTCGTCTTGTAGGAGGGGAAAGACGGTGTGATAGGTTTTCTGAAGAAACTTCGGTGCGTCTGTGTCGATCGCGCCCGGCAGGAAATTCGGCAAAAAGGGGTGTGGAGGTTATCCACGGAGTGCTGCTCCGTTTTTGCCGACCGTCGTGTCCCGAGTCTCTGCTTTGTGGTTGGGTGGCGGCGTGTCTTCGCGGTACGTGTCGCCGCCTTTCCGGCCTGTGTGGCGAgagttcttccttctcagtTGAGGGCTTTCACCCAAGCatgttttcgttttctgccgtCATTCACACCGCTAGCCTTTGTACGTTTTTTGGCTCGCCTCCCAGTATACACAGGCACCTTCCTGTCCTCCGTTTGCGTTTTTAGATTTATGATTTTGAAGAATCCGCCGCTTCCCCGAAGCATCGTGAAGAGACGCCACACGATTCCACCCGAGGAGTTCGAGGAGCTCGTCAGATACAGCGGCCTCCCAGAGCCCCGATCTTGAAGGTTCTTCGAGAAGCAAGCGGAAGAGCTGAGGATGGAAGAAACTCGAAGGAGGCTCCGAACgtgaaagcgaaagagatgACGCATGGGGGATagctgcctgtctcttcgttctttCGTTCGAGGGCCgtcgcgaagagacagacagtAGCACACGAAACGGTCAATCACACTGTCCGTGCTGGTCCAGGACAAACAAACAAGGGAGATCACACAAATATGATCACagtgaaggaaacagagagagcatggagcagaaaacgacgggcgaaaaaagaagcaagCTACTAAGAGTAAAGGCGGGAATTGCACGGAAAGCTATCAGTGCCGTTGATAGCGATTCGAGAAAGAGGCCGCTCATCGTTTTCGAtgcctctctgtccacaAGCCTCTTCGTTTATCAGCCAAGAAGAATCTCCTTTTCTTATTGCGAAAGCGTCTCGCGAGTCCGGCTATGTCACCGCCGCGACCGTCGCTTCGGTAAACAGTGTGTGCTGTGGGACATCTGTGAAGGCTATCAGCGCCTTGTTGGTAGCGCGCTATGCACGGCCTTCACATGAAAAAAAGGGCGTGGGGCTAGTAACTTGGAATCTTTTTCCACTGACAGCAGCTGTAAAAGCATCCTACGGAAATGTGCAAGTGTAGACAGGCAGTGCTCGCAGATGCGGTATAGCTGGTCAACCCCCCGGCGGGGCAGCGGAGGCATAGCGACGGCAAATGCTTGCGTGCTACAGGTCCGAGAGGATCACAACGGAGGCTTCGCATTGCTTCTCCGAATGGTGCAGTGTCGCTGTGAACGCGAGACAAACGTATCCTTTGCCTTCGGCGACCCACAGCCGCCCGTATCGAGCGGAACTGTGCACGCCACGCGGACCCATCTTGGGAGTTACTCGTATATCCCCTTACCCTGAGTGGCAGGTGCGTTGCCGGATATCTTGCTTCGTGACACAGAAGACTTCGACTCGGCTTCGGTCCACGTCGTGGGAAGCAGTCTGTGTCTAATCGCACGGCACAGAAGCGCGATGTGAAAAAGGGAGGCGactttttcccgtttcgaGGTGATTGCCAATAGATGCGAACGGCATCCACTCGTGTGCGGTGCGAGAAGGCCCCAGCTGCGGCTGAACGACAGGAACGTGGGGACAACTACTCGAAACAACCGACAACTTTTTGTGGCGGTCGCCGTCGGCCTCAGTCCTGCAAGCGCAGAGAAGCCCGCTCGGGGCCCGATCTCTGGCGAGCAATCCGCCGCTTCGCGTGGTTCCACGGAAACGTACGAGCGCTGGCGCTAACCTCTGTTTCGAAACCTGACTTCGAATACGTCTCAAAATAGACGAACGGACGGAGCGGTCAACGCACAGTTTCTGATGTCCTGGAGAGGACCATCAAATGAGGAATCGCTGCAAATGGCACGTCGACGATGTTCCCAAAAACCCCCGGAAGCGCCCTTCGTGCTCGCATTCCGTCCACCACGTAATAACATCTGTGTGTCCATTCAGTTGGACGTGTATCTCTATACACATTGCGTATTCATCAAAAAAAGGGAACTCCTGCCAACTTTCTCCGACTTTCTATACAGGCTTGACTTCACGAGTACCCAGAATCCCCGCACACACATTCGGAAGGAATACGATACTGAAGAGCGGTTTCGAGCCATGTAAGCAGCATACCTACAACCCACGCCACGCGATTACCAAGATCCGAATGAAGAAGAATCAGATCTCCAGAGGTCCTCTGGAGTTATCTCTCGTTACGTCACTGCACCGGAGCGTGCAAAGTAGTGTACCTCCCCGTGCCAAGCCTTGCAGCCCATCAGCGTGTCCGCCTGACCCCACGCTCCACACATTCGCCACGCTTTCCCTGGAAAAccagtgtctcttccctcccaCTTCACAAAAAGGCTTTGTAAGGAGGCTGCGGCAACTTCTTTGTACCGATCTCTATTGGCGGTTCGGAAGCCGTTTCCCAAGAACCAGCGCGATCTCCTATTTCCCAGTGCCTTTCGGCTCCGCTTTTTCGTTGCTCAAGGCACCCTTTTCGCAAAATGTCACACGCTTCGTCCCTGCTGGCTCGTTTTCACACACTCGAACAGGCTGCGGGAGCGCGCGTTGCCCCCCTCTTTCTATtactgcgtcttcttcgccacccTCTTCCGGGTCTtctcgcagagagagaaaagctgcATCTTCCCGGCGCAACTAACATGTGTAGTGTGCcaaagaaggcgcggcgcgtcgctcctttttcctgcagagacgcaggacggATCTGCCTTCGTAAGAACAACGGCCTCACTACCGCGTGACCCACACTTGAGCGCTTATTGTCCACAGCACCCGCCCCTCCACGAGATACCCCGACAAAACGCGCCTCCAAAAATACCGTCCACACCGGCTCACAGCCGAACCGAAAGCAACAAGGAAACGTACGTGGGCTGGCCCTTGCGACACACGCGAAGCAGAGcgttgggggggggggggggggaagaacTCCCAactcgcctcggccgcaCACCCGGGATGACCAAAAATTCAAAGAGCACAGAACGCTCCCGCAACAAATACACCCGAGCGAACGATCTCGACGTGGAAAACGGCGTCGAAGCAAGCCCCACTCTGGAGCCTGCGTTGTCC of the Neospora caninum Liverpool complete genome, chromosome XII genome contains:
- a CDS encoding putative ribosomal protein S6, which produces MQRTSRRQTAAFSFPPFSSPTPLDASSCSSQSPFSSPPVVFTQGTSDRRAPTGLHARSGQGPGAPLWGLSLSSPFSRLAPSPSFSPSFSACAPAASVSVSLHAATLLRPRSPSLHVGASRFASCLVSPRAAGDALGAAPPFSSACLLGPSRSLASSPAFALRPAACQWASGKRDDRVSLDAAEAPSECVRSFARSPQKRANLQEAVTSLGETRAEEAEQTEKAKQTEKAKQEEGTGEGLPRRLLVPRRKLDKEPHLRQYRPSVVDGGHGLAETRPYRVVALFRPDMPLPNIKEAVRPYVDQLQQWRCRNLRVTYRGYRRLAYRVKKKDSAHVVEMTFDLLPSAVHYLHVKLNLDDNIIRFMILKNPPLPRSIVKRRHTIPPEEFEELVRYSGLPEPRS